The region ATGTATTCATACACCAACATCTTTTCTTCTCTTTCGATACAACATCCCAACAGTCGAACGAGATTTCGATGTTGGAGTTCAGAAATCACTAACACCTCATTGGCAAATTCTTCAAATCCCTGTCCTGAAACACTTGACAATCTCTTCACTGCTATTTCTTTCCCATCCAACAACTTTCCCTGAAAAAAAGTAGACCCTTTGAAGTCCATATTTTCACTCAAAGTCGAGTGTGACATGGGTTTGAACTCATTTTTGCATAAAGCTAAAAAGCTCACCATATAAACCGGGCCAAAGCCACCCTGCCCAAGCTTATTTGAAGGGTTGAAATCTATTGTTGCAGTGGCAAGTTCCTCAAATTTGAAGAGTGGCAGCTGATGAAGTTTGGTCTCTTTTCCATTGTCTTCAAACATGGCAAGCTCCTCAAATTTCACATATACTCTTCTGCCTGTCCTATCTGATCATATACACACAAAATTCATAGCTCATTGCATGTCAGAATTCCAGTTTTCGACTATGGAATTAGAATCAACAGTGTAAAGTACCTCTATCTTTGTTCATCCACCTCAGTAGAAAAATTAAGGAGACGACAATAATGATGGTTGTTCCTATTACCACTGTTATTATGATAGCTACGGTTATGTTCTTTTTATCTGCAAACCCAAAGAACGAAACTGTGAACAGAATTGCAGTGAAGAAGGCAGATAACTAAATGAATACTGAAAAAAATGTTACCGAGTTCGGATCGAGGCAAGCGAATATATAGATCTAACCCTCCATAGGAGAATTTCTGTATATCGATCAAGTCTTTGCTCCACGACATACAACCGATAGCGGCATCGAACGCGTAAGCGATACATGAGCAGTTGTTCAAGCATCGGTTTTTGCATTCGTTTTCGAGGTGTTCGGACCACTCCGCAAAGTCAGGTACTTTGATTCTCTCGAGCTTCAAAAACCCATATTCGTTATCGTCTGGTTCGCTGTCAGTGTTGTTTAGTCGATGGCATCGCAACTGGTTGATCCTCGTACATCCATTAGTCCAATTTCCACTGTTCCATTCATCTATGTTGTTGGGTTTGAACCCTTTCATACAGCTGCAAATTGATGGTTTTTGAGAATTACAGATCCCAAATGCCCCACACTTTCCATAAAGGGCACATTCAGTTTCAGCAGGAGAGTCGTAAGTAGTCCAATTCCCTTTCTCATCATCCCAAATTCGTTGACGACTAATTCCTTGGGGATCCAAGTAAAGATATGATAAATAAGAACTGTTGAAGAAGGCTAAAGTAAGATAAAAAGTTCCTTGGTTGTCATTCACGAGACTTAGTCCTTCAAGAACGAAAGAATTCATGTTTGGTATGCCGGTGAAGCTATGGCCATTCCACGGACCGCTCCGCCAATACGGTTTCGTATTGTTCCAAACGAAATTCTCAGGGATGGCTAAAGGCTGTAGACCCGAAGTAAAACTGCCAGTAGATGGATCAGAAGAGCTTTTCCATGATGTCAACTCCACTTTCTCTCCGGTTCTTACATTTGTACTGAGTCTCATCATCGGCACAAACACGTTTAACGGCTCCCAGAAACTCTCCCACACGGTGTTTCCGTTAGCCTTCAAAACAAGGTTTCCAGTGTCTAAAATCTGAGCACTTACATTCACTCCTCTCGGATTTCTAACATTTGACGACCACAGAGTCTGGTTTTGACCGTCGGAAACGACGAGGTTTCCGTCGTCGGAAACCATGAAAACCCCAGAATCATCCTTAAGAGGCTTGTTTCTATTCGCTATCCAAATCACAGATTCTTCGAGAACCCCTCTATTATTGTACCATATTCCAACATAGCGATGATCAGTTGAACTAGAAAGGCTAAAGAATCCCAATCGGAAAACCCCATTGTTGGAAACTAAAGCTTGAGAATCATTGATGGGTGTTGATGATGTAATGGTATCAAAGGCATTGCCAAAGCTTAAACAGCACAAACAATAATAGAGATGAAGAAGAAGTGACAAGTTTGAACCACTCATTATTCACAGAATTTTATGGTCTTCATGAACAAGCACCATTACTAAGCTATCCAAATAAGACGGGTCAATATAAGACAGCCAGTTGACATATGTTGTATTGTTGAGTAGCATTTTAATACATTATGATCAAGGCAAGATCCTCAAAGTTTTCAACTTTATCAGCTATTCagatattttcttttatagtgTTTAAAGACCGATGAGGTTTGCGTGGCTTGACTTCCTTCTTCTATAGACTTTTAAAACCAGAAGTTGGGGTCCTGGGCAAGTTGatgattttggttaaaatatgactTAGATCCTTATACTCTTCACAGACTTACAagttagtctctatacttttatttttaagatgtttcttatatttttaaatttttaaaattcaggttcaactattaacactgttaaaattttttttattaaatttgttggtatggcattttaaaataaaaaaaagctcaCTAGTAATAATGCAACAAAAAAAAgaactttataattaaattgaatttattaaaataatttaacaacatttaacaattggacttgaatttgaattatatctgctctttttgataGATTGACTAGAAGTAGGCATAATCCttccccaactcataaatagaaggGTAATGCGCTTTAGCGCACTTGAATAATTAAACCCACATCCTCTTGCATCAGCAATAATACTCATACCAATTGAACTAATACTCAATTGGTAAAACtgacatatatttaaaaaataagatattaCAAATTGAGAAAATGGCTATTGAATATTAGAGATGAACCAACCCAAATTTTAGTCGGGTAGTCCTATCTTTGGATATGTCTAGTTCTATTGTTTAGATGGATTTTGATTTGTTAATTTGATTagcaatttttaattattgataacATTTgcaatttatatataaatgaattttgataggttaataatttatttatatatcattGAGGgcttgatttaataataaatttgatacttgataattttgagatattaagttcgaattcATAAGTGTAAATTATGTATGGGTAAGTAGAGCGAAGTCGCAAATTTTATTTAGGAGGccgataaaaaattataaaattttaggaGATTAAAGTTTAAAGTTTTATGTTGAAAAGActgaaattattaaattatgtaaatgtttactaataataattttaaattttaataatttgtattTTAACAATATTGTTTGAGAATTTTAAGTTGTGGCCTATTGTTGGGTGTTCACCTTCTTCAAGAATAATTTGGGTTCAAGTAATCATCGtaacaaaaataatattgtttGATTCTTAACATTTTAAGCGTATTTAATACATtggcaatatactttttttattccataagcaacattaaggttaaaatagatatatcaagTTTAAGTTTGTTAATAATAATGTTTTGATTGGTGCTATATATcgaaataaaaatttattgtaaaaaatattttagtattatttactattaaagttataattttacaaagagaaaatatTATAACACTTTTCTCATCAAGTCAATAAATGCATCTGAGAGTTAAGTTGTAATAaagttaattattttcttaaatttttaattcaaattacttTCTACAAAATCTAAATAATGATAATTCATTccgaataatttattttatccaACAATTATTTCTTTCTCCCTAATGTAGGGAAAACTATTAAATcaaatagtaatcacaaatcatgttataatttaatcttcaatttattcaactcatttAATAATAAGAGACTCATAACTAGTGTATATTCCCAACttttttcgaattattatttaacatctcAGCTAACAGAAGTGCAAAGTCTAAAGGGACTAAGTTGGCACCTTTTAAAATACATGGACTAATTTGAACTGATCCCTAACAGCAGGGACAAATTAGAAGTGATCCTGAGAAATATGGCCTACTAGATACTTtgaccattttttttttgcagACAATAAAATCAACACACaacaaatagtaaaaatataaacaaacaattttctccatttctttttatttcttcagGAAACATTAACAGATGAAGGGGCACAGGGGGACATTATAGATCAGTCATTGaatattcttttgttctttggatggTGGTATCAACTCTGCTATTTTTTTAATGTCTCGAACCACAACTACAACACTTATTAAACATACTCTAACCCGGAACACTCGATATTAGTCATTCTCTTATTTTGAGTTAATACAGGACCCCGGGTTTCGTTACCTTTAGGCCATTTCACTTTCGCCATCATCAGCTTAGCAGCCACGGACTTGAGACCGGTCTTCATGCAACGAACAATAACTGTGACCAGCTCTCTGCAGAATACAGTTTTAAATCAGTTATTTCACTAAAAAAACTTTGCAGAGCCAGATGGTGTTCGGGACACAAAAGGCAATACGTCGGATTGAAACCTAGTGGACAAAAGATAACCAATTCTTGAACACTTTCAACTTTCAAGGGACATGAAAAGTACAATGCTAGTTCAATGGTTTCATTACCTGCTGGAAAATTCTCATAAACTATTCTTTCTTCTAGCAATTGTCTCGAACTTGCAATCAAACTATTTGGTAATAAAACAGACTACGAATGTAATTTGAACCGGACCTCATGAATAAAAGGTAAATATCTTAAACTAAAAGGTTCGAGTTTAAGGTTTCATTATTACAagattgtttaaaataaaaaacatgcaGTCTCAATCATGGCAGTCATTTAATCTTTAAGCATGGTACTATTTCCAACATAAGAACCCCATAAAAATGCCACAACCATATTCCACTTGGACCACAGTAAGTTCGAAGGAAAGAAAGGTTGAAAATCAACAGAATGACTTCCTCTAAACTATTGCTTTcgtatttcttaaaaaaaaaaaaacatttatggtcttaaaagttatatttttagtttttactgaTCGTGAAAACTATAATAGGGTATGCTATGTTATGATCGGAGTCATAAACAACCTTTGGGTGCAGCCTAATAGAATGCAAAGAACAAAGAATAGCTGTCTGGTTTGAAATTCATAGATTAAGATAACACATTCAGTCCTGGCAATACCGTACAGACTGAATCATATTTGTTACTCCTAAAGGATGCAATGATAATTGGAACTTTAATAACGGTATTGGTGCGAAAATCATCCACCGTACCGCACAAGCCATATGCTTGTTAAGCCTTGTTTTGGAAGCCTAGTGGGAACCTATTTTCACTGCACTTCCCAACAATCTGTTAGTCAAGTTGAATCTGTGTATGACCCAAGTATTACAGAAAGTCAAGCATGGCCCTAAATATTTGCCTGCTCAAGTTGTAACGATCCCTTTTCTCTGGTTTATGTCCTGTCCTGCCCTCTAAATAGCTATGTACTCCCCATAATAGTAGTTATAATGAAAGATGAGAAAGTAAGGGtaaaaagattatatttttacataGTAACATGTAATTTAAAAGGTATATTTGAGAGTTGAGACTTACAATGGTGAGCAAGGAGAACGTCCACCATTTACATAATAAACGAACAAATATGAATCATAATGCTGACCATTGATCAAGTAAAATCCATGCAACCTCCGTATGCAATTGAACGACATCTTTGTGTATAAATGAATGGCAGGATTATTATAAGAAATCACATGCAAGTAAACTGCACGGCACACTGGGATGCTTGAAGCATATTTAATAACTTCTCGTATAAGTGC is a window of Gossypium hirsutum isolate 1008001.06 chromosome D08, Gossypium_hirsutum_v2.1, whole genome shotgun sequence DNA encoding:
- the LOC107909051 gene encoding G-type lectin S-receptor-like serine/threonine-protein kinase At1g11330; translation: MSGSNLSLLLHLYYCLCCLSFGNAFDTITSSTPINDSQALVSNNGVFRLGFFSLSSSTDHRYVGIWYNNRGVLEESVIWIANRNKPLKDDSGVFMVSDDGNLVVSDGQNQTLWSSNVRNPRGVNVSAQILDTGNLVLKANGNTVWESFWEPLNVFVPMMRLSTNVRTGEKVELTSWKSSSDPSTGSFTSGLQPLAIPENFVWNNTKPYWRSGPWNGHSFTGIPNMNSFVLEGLSLVNDNQGTFYLTLAFFNSSYLSYLYLDPQGISRQRIWDDEKGNWTTYDSPAETECALYGKCGAFGICNSQKPSICSCMKGFKPNNIDEWNSGNWTNGCTRINQLRCHRLNNTDSEPDDNEYGFLKLERIKVPDFAEWSEHLENECKNRCLNNCSCIAYAFDAAIGCMSWSKDLIDIQKFSYGGLDLYIRLPRSELDKKNITVAIIITVVIGTTIIIVVSLIFLLRWMNKDRDRTGRRVYVKFEELAMFEDNGKETKLHQLPLFKFEELATATIDFNPSNKLGQGGFGPVYMGKLLDGKEIAVKRLSSVSGQGFEEFANEVLVISELQHRNLVRLLGCCIEREEKMLVYEYMPNKSLDAFLFDSTKRKLLDWKNRFNIIKGISRGLLYLHQDSRLRIIHSDLKASNILLDEEMNPKISDFGMARIFGGNENQANTGRIVGTYGYMAPEYVLRGHFSEKSDVFSYGVLLLEIISGRRNTSFYNNEHFFNLLGYAWKLWIEDNILALADTELVSKQCCHQEILRCIHVGLLCVQEHANYRPSMSMVISMLNSEIIDLLSPTQPAFTAALHEESLPNNKWSINDVTITNIEGR